The Glycine soja cultivar W05 chromosome 15, ASM419377v2, whole genome shotgun sequence region agatattaaatctaattattaaaatataatattaattattaaatcaaaattttaaatcaaaaggTGAGTTTTTATAAGAATATTATTGGTCTTGCTAATAAATAAGGATGTTAGTGGTTTGAGTTGGGTTAAATTTTGTCTATTTTTcaacccaatccaattaaatttaattgagttgGATTTTGTGAATCCAATTCAACTTTAATTGGAAGGATCGAGTTTGTTATCAAGTTAAGCTATTAAAAAACTACTTTAAgtcttgaaaaaatcttcaaactCAAAATAATAAGGATATTTTTCTAATAGAATAGTAaggatattttataaattagtattcataaaatattatactattcatgtgataaacaaaaaaaaaatcataaatatatactcATGGTATCATTCTTATAAAACAATGTTATTACcttaatataaatagaaaaatataaacttcAAAGCAATGTATTACCTTAAGATAAACAATGTAGGGTTAACTaagtttttagtccttaaacttTTGTTTGAATGATCAAGGTTcctcaatgttttttttattaaggtttttagttcctaaacttttgtttgactaatcaaggtctttcaacttttttcattaatgtttttagtctctaaacctttgaaaaaattggtttttaatccttgaaatctcattaaataaataaaaataatgcattcaaacttttgtttagggaaaaaaaaattaaaatttctaaaaattttgGGATCTTGACTAGTCAAACAaaagtttagggactaaaaacttTAATGGAAAAAAGTTGAGGACTTTGACTAGTTAAACAaaagtttagggactaaaaattaaattttaaaaaaaattagggactaaaaacttaattaacccaACAATGTATTACTTCTGGAATGAGATATGTTTATTTTAGGATTTCtatattagtaatttaatttatgcgGATTAAGTCTTGGTCAAATTCAAAACTCTAAAATTGTCATTTAATCCAATTTTACTCGAAttcattaaacttaaatattgaGTTGGATTTCATTAGACAGGTTTGCGGATTCGGGTCAATTCGCTTACACCCCTACCAATCAATGTCATTAGAACATTGGCTaaagaactaaaaatgaaaatatttattgtctAAGAAAGCGtaaaaaagtcataaataatataattttacaccttcaatcaaatcttatctcttttaattctttaacctTAAGTGATTGGTTAGCATTTGCCTAATATTATATTGGATAAATTAtagaactaaaaaatataaaattacatttaaaatatatttgatttatatatttaaggtagatgatattaatattaatataatattatattgtacaaattactatttattaagttaaggattttttttaatacataattattaaagaatatattttcttaaaattgatcAAAGGATATTCAATCTAATTTTTACAattcaaatttatcaaaattaacttCAGTCCAATGAAGTTAGAGGATAAGAATAAACATTAAATACCTTAACTTGGAAAGGTACTTGTTTAGGTCGGCAAGCCATGCATTCATGGACTCGTGGTCCAAAGAATCCTTAGATAAACCTTttcatgaattgcatttttctGAACTATACATTTGAGCCATGATGTCCCACATGTATCATTAATCCCAAGAAGCATTTGCAATCACCCAAAACGGTTCATTAAGGGTCTCTTTAAAGGGATGCCAACTTTATCATCGTAAGACAcgtataagttatatttttgttgtttgacTTGAAACGCAATCAGGTGGCGCCCGTGTGGTGCAAGTCAAGTTACTTCCCTTCAATCAAATATTCAATACTTCATGGCAAATATTTGCTCTTGATCAATAATACTTCACGATCATGGCAAACATTTCTTCCATTTAcactttttcttaataaaaatacttttttttttcatgtaaagATGATGCAAATCTTACACTTAATAAGTGCTTTTTACATTTGGCTTTAATGATTGAAAAAGGagagatatatataaaaaaatatcaccaaTGAATCAACTAATACAAAATCATTTGAGTTTAACCAATAATATAAAGTTAAAgtctaaatatataattaagttaaatttttaaagaaaaaacttatCGTACATAATAATCACTTGAACACTTGaacataattaattgtttttcctAATGATAATGTAGTCTagaaggaaaaaattaaaatatctctGTTGTCATCCGATGGCTTAGCAAGGTAAGGAGAAGTTTCGTTTGCTTATAAGACAAACCAATTAAATAACTATTAACATAGCAACGAGACTATAGTAGATAGAACCGTTGAATCAGCACCACCCATTAGAGGCCACAAATTAATTgaccaaatttatttttcctcaAGAAATGTCTGCCAAACACAACTTATCATAATGGGTCAACAGCCAACCTCCTCATTCATTGGCTTACCccttgaaaaatatttgtactTTAATGGACCACTACACTCTTCACACGTATTCACACACGTTAATTTCTGGATAACAACGAAATTTCCACCGCAACTCCCACATTTTCAACGTGAAACACATAAATGTTTGGAAAGTATTTACCAACGTGGATcaatactctctctctctctacgtCCAAATAGCCAAAATAAGTAGAAGTTACATATAGTTGCTTCTCACAAACGTGGATCCAATTGAATTTGACGCGCAAGCAAACATGCTTaggtcaaaaatcaaaattgcatgctattatatatatatattctatactTTACCTTTCCAATGGCTGGTCCAACATGTCCTTCCATGCGTTAGCAACTATAAAAGGACGTGTGCATGCCACTTTTCTCTTCACAATTCATTCATCAATCCATTGTTCACTTTCACATCAACTCAAGAGATTCAACCAAGTCATAGAAGCTAGCTAGGGTGTATTGTTACATTTGTTAgcaaaaaacttgaaaaaatggAGAGCAGCTTGGGAGACATGTTGATTAAGGTTGTGGTGTTCATTCTAGTTCAAGCCTTGGTGTACCTTATCCTCTCCAATTCATCAAACATCTTCAACAAGAACATGAAGAAATCCAACAGCTTCAGGCCAGCGAGGTCGGTGAGCATTCGCCGGATGCTGGCTTTGATCTCTGATTTTCCTCCAGAAGGGGAACCCTCTCCTTCACCAAAGGGTCCTAAAACTCCATCACTTCATCAAAGTGATCTATAATTGTAaggttttaattaaattgtggTTGCAATTACAAATTGGAGACAATTTCAGCTTTTGGGGTGGTCAGATTAAGGCTCAGAAACCTCCAAATGTTGTGGCTGCTGTGGTGGTTACaaattgcaatttaaaacctCAGACTAGACCCAAGTagcatgaaaattatttttctctgttTCGTGTAGAGGCTATTGTATTGCAAAAGTTGTTAAAAGAGTCCAAAGTTATTGGTTTGTGGGCATTtaattcttttgttcatttattcttttatgatgaatattgtattatatttatgaGTGGAATATTAATCTTGACATTAGTTTACTTTTACCTCTGCTTTTAATTAGTTAAGAACTCAATGGTTGTCGCACATGCTTGTTTGTTAGAATATGCAATTGCAATGTTGCAAGTAAAAAAGATGTAACTTCATTTTATACATAACAGACGCATTTGGTGGAGTGTGTTTGATTAGTTTTGGTTTTTGGACTCATGCTTGCTTGCAGAAGGAAATTACTAGTACTGGTTCCACTATTAATTGTTTagcaaaataataatgttaattttttttaaaggctacaaaataataatgttgATGTGAGTACAATGCAAACTCGTGGCTCAAcccttataaattaatatatagtgCGCAAGAACAAAACTCAGAATCTATATacacaataaataataatcataagtTTGTTTGAGTGTAAATAGAAAGTGAATATCTATAGATGTGAAACGAAGACGTGGCTTAATTTGTTAAATCAAGCGGCAATTAAAAATCACTGcaccacataaaaaaaaaaaaaaattgaagcgcCACACGTgttgaaatatgaaatatacaTGGCATGATTTCATAGCTTGTAATGCACCGTTCTTTTACCTTACCCTTACGTGGCTTAATAGTTAGAAATTCCACAGTTACGTGTTTAATTAGATTAGTAGATGTTGTTGTGAAATTCTCTTGGTTGTGATGACGATTAAATATCAAGCGATTTTAGGCTATTGATTCAAGGAAGGAATTATGTATTATGTTTCTTGATTGTGTTCTTGTTCCACTTCAAAGAACTTTCCACAGTTGAGAATTGAAGTTTCTAAGTTAGACTACTTCTATGTGAAATTATGGTAAAAGGAAGCGATGAACgactaaaaacaataaaagactTAAATGAATAGGGGAAATAAGGCGAATAATAGGCAAAAACTAACTGAATTTTGTGTATTGATGTATGTGTGTTTGCTACAATGTGATAGACTCTATTTATAATGATCAACTAAGGATTACATTAGCTGAAGCATTATTCAAAATCCCTACAATATAAGAGATCATGGCCATAATCTCATTAACCTCTTCCTTGCCCTTCAAGTTGTGGTTCACGTCTTTTGAGACGACCCACACATTATCCAAAGTAGTCTTTCCTAGTCATTTTACCACTATACCCAACTTAGCCATGTCAGTTGCCCCAATTGACTTCCTTGTACTAGCTGTATCCAATCAACGATTGTTGTTTCAACTATTAACTTTTTAGGTGTTAACATAAGTGCCCCCATTTTTCAgagtcatttgaattttgaaattttatcttCTCAAATGacgatagaaaaatattaagataatCAAGTGCGTTTGAATCCAACAACCATATTTCAAGTTTTGGAATATGATTTctgttttatcttctatttctcTTATCTTCTGCAACCAATCTTGGTCCTTTTCCTTATAAAGTTCATTAACGGCTTTACCTCTTTACTTGTTCCCAATCTTTAGGAAAACCCTAACCTTGAACCATATCAATTGCTTTTGAGCAACCTGCTTCCAACACATTTGTGTGCTCACCTGAGCCTAATCACTATTCCACCATTGATATCCTCACTTCCTTTGATGAACATTGCCAAGAGTTCTTCCTAGGCCCTTGCTTCCtcaatgaaagagaaaatactGACAAAAGGACTAACAAGTTGTTCAATCATGAGAAAAATCCACTTCCAATCACTTGTGATTGGTATGGAATCCACAAGTTCCCTTCTAGCTTTCGCACATGGCCTAAACCCCTTCTAGAATATCAAAACTATAAATAATTGGGTGTCATCCTTAGTGAAGGGAGCATCACAACTATAAATAATTGGGTGTCATCCTTAACCAATTGTTGTCTCTTATTTGGCAtaaagcctacatcaaggaacAACAAACTAGGCGTTGAAGCCTACTACCCTCATTGTTTTGCAAGGCAATTTGGTTTGGTCCATTCCATCTCCAACATTCTTAGTTGCCCCATCCATCTCTCAATCATTTTGCGCACCTTTTATCAGCCAAATGAGATCTCTATAATTCTGGAGGACATTGAAACAAAATACACTCTTTTGTGTTCAAGTATTTCGCTTTTAGCCCAAACAATGTATATTTCATTACAAAATGGTGGGAGGTCATATTGGCTACCTGAATAACCAACCGATTTTCTCACCAGGATGATTTATAAAGGAGACAACAACTAATTGTCTAACAAAAAACGAttacaatagaaaaacaaaatatagttaAGTTACAACACAACCTATGTTAATGAACCACCAAACTGAACGCTCCCTTCTATGTGACTGGACACTCCACCAGATTACAAAAGATTAGACGatcaaaacaaaagacaagAGTACTAAACCAGACGATCAATGTTGTCATCCACCCTATCTTTATTGTTTATCGTCCAACAATcaataactttcattttttggattaaattatttttcaagaaaaaattgtttctgatTTGCCTATTATGAATATTCTTGATGGCGTGTATGACACATGTGAGATTGAAAAGAAGCATAGAGAATCTTTTCCAATTGGAAAATCTTAGAGGGTGAAAAAGTTGTTGGAGATAGTTCATTTAGATCTGTGTATAGTTGAGATTCCAACACATGGTGGTAACAACTACTTTATCACTTTCATTAATGATTTTAGCAAAAAGACGTGGGTTTATTTTCTGAAGCAGAAATCATAAGCATGTAATGCCTTCAAGATGTTCAAGGCATTTGCAGAAAAGCAAAGTGGATGCAAAATCAAAGCACTCAGAATAGATAAAGGCCAAGAATACCTCTCATATACAAATTTTTTTGAGCAACATGGAATTCAACATCAACTAACAACCAAATACACGCCTCAACATAATGGAGTCactgaaataaagaacaaaacaaTCATGGA contains the following coding sequences:
- the LOC114387068 gene encoding uncharacterized protein LOC114387068; protein product: MESSLGDMLIKVVVFILVQALVYLILSNSSNIFNKNMKKSNSFRPARSVSIRRMLALISDFPPEGEPSPSPKGPKTPSLHQSDL